In Bacteroidales bacterium, the following proteins share a genomic window:
- a CDS encoding T9SS type A sorting domain-containing protein — translation MKKKIMIVVILLMTIYTLRAQTINDPFFEHVNYFGAFGSTDWTSGWCNWDPQNTVYPATNVTVNSVDTIKTNTTWTNNNTYLLNGWIYVKNNATLTIQPGTVIRGDYTNKGALIIERGSKLIAEGTSSQPIVFTSNEDVGNRDYGDWGGIILCGRSVLNIPGGTSVIEGGPGSVYGGGASPVVDDSSGVLKYIRIEFPGVPFVQDKEINGLTFGGVGSKTVVDYIQVSYCGDDAYEWFGGNVNCRHLVSYRTWDDDFDTDNGYSGMLQFGVALRDPDIADPGSGSNGFESDNDANSSVNQPLTKAVFSNFSMFGPKVTKSTLINTNYKSALHLRRSTAIKIYHSLFAGYKDGLKIEGATTDSLALLNQLDMQYTFIAGISGSEFVAGTGVTMNIVNWFLNPAKCNDTLSENTELMVNGPFTLTSPDFLPQTGSPLLNRVWLSCEPAGIIDVTEPEVTALYPNPTMGLTNLSFTLSDDEFVKIEVLDITGRSIMMLQNGILEAGSHNINFDVSKLKAGVCFIHISATKSSVTKKLFVL, via the coding sequence ATGAAAAAGAAAATTATGATTGTAGTCATTTTGTTAATGACAATTTACACATTAAGGGCACAAACAATTAACGACCCTTTTTTCGAACACGTTAATTATTTTGGTGCCTTTGGAAGTACTGACTGGACAAGCGGCTGGTGCAACTGGGACCCTCAAAACACAGTATATCCGGCAACAAATGTAACAGTAAACAGTGTTGACACCATTAAAACAAATACAACATGGACCAACAACAACACATACCTGTTGAACGGGTGGATTTATGTTAAAAACAATGCTACGCTGACGATACAGCCGGGTACAGTTATTCGTGGCGATTACACCAACAAAGGTGCTTTGATTATTGAACGGGGTTCAAAGCTGATAGCCGAAGGCACATCTTCACAACCCATCGTTTTTACATCCAATGAAGATGTTGGCAATAGGGATTATGGCGACTGGGGAGGTATAATTCTGTGCGGGAGGTCGGTATTAAATATTCCCGGTGGAACTTCAGTTATTGAAGGTGGGCCGGGTTCAGTTTACGGAGGGGGTGCCAGCCCTGTTGTTGACGATAGTTCGGGTGTGCTTAAATATATACGCATTGAATTTCCCGGCGTACCTTTTGTGCAGGATAAGGAAATCAACGGCCTTACCTTTGGTGGTGTTGGGAGTAAAACAGTTGTTGATTACATTCAGGTTTCTTATTGCGGCGACGATGCTTATGAATGGTTTGGAGGCAATGTGAATTGCAGGCATCTTGTTTCTTACAGAACATGGGATGATGACTTTGACACCGACAACGGTTACAGCGGCATGCTTCAGTTTGGTGTGGCATTACGTGACCCTGATATTGCCGACCCGGGTTCGGGTTCAAACGGCTTTGAATCAGACAACGATGCAAACAGTTCTGTCAATCAGCCCCTGACAAAAGCGGTTTTCAGTAATTTCAGCATGTTTGGCCCTAAGGTTACAAAATCAACTTTAATAAACACAAATTACAAAAGCGCATTGCATTTAAGGCGTTCCACGGCAATAAAAATATACCATTCACTATTTGCCGGTTATAAAGACGGCTTGAAAATAGAAGGTGCAACAACCGATTCCCTGGCATTACTGAATCAGTTGGATATGCAATATACTTTTATTGCAGGAATCAGCGGCAGTGAATTTGTTGCTGGCACGGGAGTAACCATGAATATTGTCAATTGGTTTCTCAATCCTGCCAAATGCAATGATACTTTAAGTGAAAATACGGAGTTGATGGTCAACGGCCCTTTCACTCTGACAAGCCCAGATTTTTTACCTCAAACGGGCTCGCCTTTGCTAAACCGTGTGTGGTTATCGTGTGAGCCCGCAGGAATAATTGATGTGACAGAGCCGGAAGTGACAGCATTGTACCCAAATCCGACAATGGGTTTGACAAATTTAAGTTTCACCCTGTCGGATGATGAATTTGTAAAAATTGAAGTGTTGGATATTACAGGCCGCAGCATCATGATGCTGCAAAATGGCATTCTGGAAGCAGGCAGCCACAATATAAATTTCGATGTTAGTAAACTGAAAGCTGGTGTTTGTTTCATTCATATATCTGCCACGAAAAGTTCTGTTACAAAAAAACTTTTCGTTCTTTAA
- a CDS encoding outer membrane beta-barrel protein, producing the protein MNSILKNIILTIIFFTASLHVFSQNETITGTIRDIKTKETIVGVTVMIEGTTIGVSSDLEGNYKIGPLKPGLYNIIISYISYKKQLVPNVKVEKGKQTRVDVDLEEVNTEITGVTVIGTRRHDSEISMISSIKFSDIVVSGISSQQISKSQDKDAAEVVRRIPGITILSNRFIVVRGLNERYNTVWLNNASTPSLESDVKAFSFDLIPSSLIDNIMVYKTPAPELPGDFAGAALQIYTKNIPEKDNITVSYGTSFLGGTTFKTFYEYEGGKWDALGFDDGTRALPENFPDYNLNEIPRDAEGKLFRTEVGRMLNKIWEPHERKAINDNKASLTLAKKFKAGKSTFGNITAINYSDSYSSRELFRANYLAFDRINEVSDTAYYFNDNQYTNTSKINALVNWSFKTEKGHTLELRNLFNQIGASKTTLTDGRDNYGGMTIKSYELDYSARTIYSGQLGGKHPLKNDISKMDWTIGYSYARKNQPDIRRITSVLNEDSESPYYNMYGVNINFAANSDQNGRIFMDTREHLLTATLNFEQKFHFGKFHPEIKAGLFYEYKSRKFDARLLGFAIAKTSSFNWEIPYMSIAEIFADTNINATTGIKIDEQTNSLDKYNAGNDILAAYLGFKIPFLQRFNLYAGLRMEKYHFTLSSGSEESPVSVKNDTINFFPSANLSYNINEKNIIRFAYGQTINHPEFREVAPFNFYVYELKAYYKGNPSLKSAYIHNVEFRYEYYPSLSEILTIGAFYKKFKNPVEATMYSAGSGWDYTFVNAVSSYSFGAELDMRKSFANLAGKKNFLRHFKDFTLVLNASLIKSEVTTDDVFARERKRAMQGQSPFIVNLGIYYQNDTLGLGVSLLYNVIGKRIIYVGNVNDPHTYEMPRNILDFSVSKSLGKHVNIKFGINDILNQKHRLVQTEEYQKDTDGDGTPDKTVLHEQTTRLYKTGRYYSLGISVSF; encoded by the coding sequence ATGAATTCTATTTTAAAAAACATTATTCTTACAATTATTTTCTTTACTGCTTCTTTGCATGTTTTCTCTCAAAACGAAACCATTACAGGAACAATCAGAGATATTAAAACAAAAGAAACTATTGTTGGTGTCACTGTAATGATTGAGGGAACAACTATCGGCGTGAGTTCCGACCTGGAGGGAAATTATAAAATAGGCCCCTTAAAACCTGGCTTATACAATATTATCATATCATATATTTCTTATAAAAAACAGCTTGTCCCGAATGTAAAAGTGGAAAAAGGGAAACAAACACGTGTAGATGTGGATTTGGAGGAGGTGAATACTGAGATTACGGGAGTTACTGTCATTGGAACGCGCCGCCACGACAGTGAAATTTCCATGATAAGCTCCATTAAATTTTCTGATATTGTTGTCAGCGGTATCTCAAGCCAGCAGATAAGCAAATCTCAAGACAAGGATGCAGCCGAAGTAGTAAGGCGTATTCCCGGCATTACAATATTAAGTAACCGCTTCATTGTAGTGCGGGGTCTGAATGAACGATATAATACGGTATGGCTTAATAATGCATCCACGCCCAGCTTGGAGTCGGATGTGAAAGCGTTTTCATTTGACCTGATTCCCAGTTCGTTGATAGACAACATAATGGTATATAAAACTCCTGCACCGGAACTCCCCGGAGATTTTGCCGGAGCAGCACTGCAGATTTATACCAAAAATATTCCTGAAAAGGATAATATCACTGTTTCTTATGGAACATCTTTCCTGGGAGGCACAACCTTTAAAACTTTTTATGAATATGAAGGCGGGAAATGGGATGCTCTCGGCTTTGATGACGGCACAAGGGCATTGCCCGAAAATTTTCCGGATTACAACCTGAACGAAATCCCTCGTGATGCGGAGGGTAAATTATTTCGCACGGAAGTAGGCCGCATGCTAAATAAAATATGGGAACCTCACGAGAGAAAAGCAATAAATGATAATAAAGCATCGTTAACATTAGCGAAAAAATTTAAAGCCGGAAAATCCACTTTTGGGAATATTACGGCAATAAATTATTCTGACTCTTATTCATCCCGTGAACTTTTCAGGGCCAATTATCTTGCGTTCGACAGGATAAATGAAGTAAGCGATACGGCCTATTATTTTAATGACAATCAATATACGAATACATCAAAAATTAATGCCCTTGTAAATTGGTCTTTCAAAACGGAGAAAGGGCATACCCTCGAATTGCGAAATCTGTTTAACCAGATAGGCGCTTCAAAAACCACACTGACGGATGGCAGGGACAATTACGGCGGCATGACCATTAAATCGTATGAACTTGATTATTCAGCGCGTACAATATATTCCGGGCAGCTTGGTGGGAAGCACCCGCTTAAGAACGATATTTCAAAAATGGACTGGACCATTGGATATTCTTATGCCAGAAAAAATCAGCCCGACATCAGGCGTATCACTTCAGTACTAAACGAAGATTCTGAAAGCCCTTATTATAATATGTATGGTGTAAATATCAATTTTGCTGCCAACTCCGACCAAAACGGAAGAATATTTATGGACACAAGAGAACACCTACTGACGGCGACACTTAATTTTGAACAAAAATTTCATTTTGGAAAATTTCATCCGGAAATAAAAGCCGGGCTTTTCTATGAATATAAATCACGTAAGTTTGACGCCCGCCTGCTTGGTTTCGCAATTGCAAAAACATCATCATTTAACTGGGAAATTCCTTACATGTCTATTGCTGAAATTTTTGCGGATACCAATATCAATGCTACAACAGGAATAAAAATTGATGAGCAAACCAACTCGCTAGATAAGTACAATGCCGGTAATGATATTCTTGCAGCTTACCTGGGATTTAAGATTCCCTTTCTTCAAAGGTTTAATTTGTATGCAGGCCTGAGGATGGAGAAGTATCATTTCACATTAAGTTCGGGAAGTGAGGAGTCGCCGGTCAGTGTTAAAAATGATACCATCAATTTTTTTCCATCCGCCAACTTGTCCTACAATATCAACGAAAAAAATATTATCCGTTTTGCCTACGGACAAACTATCAATCACCCTGAATTCAGGGAAGTAGCCCCTTTTAATTTCTATGTTTATGAGCTGAAAGCTTATTACAAAGGGAACCCAAGTCTGAAAAGTGCTTACATCCATAATGTTGAATTCCGTTATGAATATTATCCTTCATTATCAGAAATTCTCACAATAGGTGCTTTCTATAAGAAATTTAAAAATCCCGTTGAAGCAACAATGTATTCCGCGGGCTCCGGATGGGATTATACATTTGTCAATGCCGTTAGCTCATATAGTTTCGGGGCAGAGCTGGATATGAGAAAGTCATTTGCTAATCTGGCAGGAAAGAAGAACTTTTTAAGGCACTTTAAAGATTTTACACTGGTATTGAACGCGTCATTAATTAAAAGCGAAGTTACAACCGATGATGTTTTTGCACGTGAAAGAAAGCGTGCCATGCAGGGTCAGTCGCCTTTTATAGTCAACCTTGGCATTTATTATCAAAATGATACCCTTGGACTTGGAGTCAGTTTGTTATACAATGTAATTGGTAAAAGAATAATTTATGTCGGGAATGTGAACGACCCTCACACATACGAAATGCCAAGAAATATTCTTGATTTTTCTGTATCTAAATCTTTAGGAAAACATGTAAATATTAAATTCGGCATCAACGATATTCTCAATCAGAAACATAGGCTGGTGCAAACAGAAGAATATCAAAAAGATACGGATGGTGATGGCACTCCTGACAAAACGGTTTTACATGAACAAACCACCCGTTTGTATAAAACAGGAAGGTATTATTCTCTGGGTATAAGTGTCAGCTTCTGA
- a CDS encoding carboxypeptidase-like regulatory domain-containing protein, translating into MKKFMMTCIAFAMSLIMSNAFGFTENNPSKNIQKANVSGKVLDKQTGESLAGVLVMIEESGLKVYTDLDGNFLFQNVDPGTYTFKVSYISYSVNELKNVVCNPGNDVHLKIEIRPN; encoded by the coding sequence ATGAAAAAATTTATGATGACATGTATTGCATTTGCAATGAGTCTTATTATGTCAAATGCATTCGGATTTACCGAAAACAATCCCTCAAAAAACATTCAGAAAGCTAATGTCAGCGGCAAAGTTCTTGACAAGCAAACGGGAGAAAGCCTTGCAGGAGTGCTGGTCATGATTGAAGAATCAGGATTGAAGGTTTATACAGACCTGGATGGTAACTTCTTATTTCAAAATGTAGACCCCGGCACATATACATTTAAAGTTAGTTACATTTCTTATTCAGTTAATGAACTTAAAAATGTTGTTTGCAATCCGGGCAATGATGTTCATTTAAAAATCGAAATAAGACCGAATTAA
- a CDS encoding DUF47 family protein: MGFSKIISYLTPKEKKFFPMFEEAAENLVKGATLLNKYFLISDKTEKEKIIYAIKEHENIGDNFTHKLYDELNKTFITPFDREDIYKLNGSLDDVMDMINSFGQKVRNHPPKTEPQCFLVMSELILQATREIKNAVVELKNLKNPKKIMDACIRLNEIENQADEVYHLALSDLFQHEKDAIELIKIKEMLNSLEKATDMAEDVSDVIKGIIVKAN, translated from the coding sequence ATGGGATTCTCAAAAATAATCAGCTATCTTACACCAAAAGAAAAAAAATTCTTCCCGATGTTTGAAGAAGCGGCTGAAAATTTAGTAAAAGGGGCAACATTGCTTAACAAGTACTTTCTCATTTCAGATAAAACTGAGAAAGAAAAAATTATCTATGCCATTAAAGAACATGAAAACATTGGTGACAATTTCACTCACAAGCTCTATGACGAATTAAATAAAACTTTTATCACTCCCTTCGACAGGGAAGACATCTACAAATTAAACGGTTCTCTTGACGATGTTATGGATATGATAAACAGCTTTGGGCAGAAAGTTCGTAATCATCCCCCTAAAACGGAACCACAATGTTTTCTTGTTATGAGCGAACTTATTCTTCAGGCAACACGAGAAATAAAAAACGCCGTCGTTGAGTTAAAAAACTTAAAAAATCCAAAAAAAATCATGGATGCCTGCATACGCCTGAACGAAATAGAAAATCAGGCTGATGAGGTATATCACTTAGCTCTGTCTGACCTTTTTCAGCATGAAAAAGATGCCATCGAGCTTATTAAGATTAAAGAGATGCTCAACTCGCTGGAAAAAGCTACGGATATGGCAGAAGATGTCAGTGATGTGATAAAAGGAATTATTGTTAAAGCAAATTAA
- a CDS encoding inorganic phosphate transporter, translated as MDIWTIVIIGVILALGFDFLNGMNDAANSIATIVSTKVLSPFVAVLWAAFFNFAAFFIFKTHVATTIGKNIVSPEVITPLFILAALIGAIIWVFICTRFGLPISVSHSLIGGLIGPGLVVGGTGVLVASGIFKVALFIVLSPLIGMLLSYIIMVITLWACRKVTPKKVDRVFRVMQLFSSAVFSLGHGSNDAQKTMGVITLLLFSAGFFGDTYPESIPTWVMLSCYSVIALGTITGGWKVIKTLGVGLTDLRPVHGFAAETAGAISVIGSSLFGIPVSTTHTITGSIMGVGMTRRLSAVRWSVGKNIVIAWVLTIPATMLVAMGTYYFLMLIFPNGLTH; from the coding sequence ATGGATATTTGGACTATAGTCATTATCGGGGTGATACTTGCACTTGGGTTTGATTTTCTGAATGGGATGAACGATGCAGCCAACTCCATTGCAACAATCGTTTCCACCAAGGTGCTCTCGCCCTTCGTCGCTGTACTTTGGGCAGCCTTTTTCAATTTTGCGGCTTTCTTTATTTTCAAAACCCATGTAGCAACAACTATAGGTAAAAACATTGTATCTCCCGAAGTTATTACACCGTTGTTTATTCTTGCAGCGCTTATAGGAGCTATAATCTGGGTATTTATATGTACACGTTTCGGACTACCTATAAGTGTTTCGCACTCACTTATAGGAGGACTAATTGGACCAGGACTGGTTGTTGGCGGAACAGGTGTTCTTGTAGCATCAGGAATTTTTAAAGTAGCACTTTTCATTGTTTTGTCACCCTTGATTGGAATGCTTCTCAGTTATATAATTATGGTAATAACTTTGTGGGCATGCAGAAAGGTAACGCCAAAAAAAGTGGATAGGGTTTTCAGGGTAATGCAGTTATTTTCGTCGGCAGTATTTAGCCTTGGACATGGCAGCAACGATGCACAAAAAACTATGGGAGTAATTACCTTACTTTTATTCAGTGCAGGATTTTTTGGCGACACGTATCCTGAAAGCATTCCAACATGGGTGATGTTATCTTGTTACAGCGTTATAGCTCTTGGCACTATTACCGGTGGATGGAAGGTGATTAAAACTCTGGGCGTAGGGCTTACAGACCTCAGGCCTGTTCATGGTTTTGCAGCTGAAACAGCCGGGGCCATAAGTGTAATCGGGTCTTCTTTATTTGGGATACCCGTTAGCACCACACATACAATAACGGGGTCAATAATGGGTGTGGGAATGACAAGGCGCCTTTCAGCAGTGAGATGGAGTGTCGGGAAAAATATTGTTATCGCATGGGTGTTAACTATTCCGGCCACCATGCTTGTTGCTATGGGTACTTATTATTTTTTAATGCTGATATTCCCGAATGGGTTGACTCATTAA
- a CDS encoding DMT family transporter produces the protein MVQALTVNYLVAFIFGYFSASDLLTASVVISKPWISLSLLSGILLVATFFVYAVSVEKVGVAITSVSGKMSVVIPVLTGFVFFNETAGWMRISGILLALLAFYLTLKKTSSQKVRLKYAILPFLLFLGNGLNDSVFNISQELYITDDFTDFLTVAFGVSLLICLTILLIQLFGKKNKLNIRSMSAGIALGLLNWFSTYFFLVGLSFFDVSVFVPVFNASIVIVAALIGYFFFKEKFSAVNFIGILLSVVAILLIAGIKF, from the coding sequence ATGGTTCAAGCATTGACGGTGAATTATCTGGTGGCATTTATTTTCGGCTATTTCTCTGCTTCCGATTTGCTGACAGCTTCTGTTGTTATTTCAAAACCCTGGATCAGTTTGTCTTTATTATCAGGAATTTTACTTGTCGCTACTTTTTTTGTTTATGCTGTGTCGGTTGAGAAAGTAGGTGTGGCTATTACCAGTGTTTCGGGGAAAATGTCTGTAGTGATACCCGTACTGACAGGTTTTGTTTTTTTTAACGAAACGGCAGGGTGGATGAGAATCTCAGGTATTTTGCTGGCCTTGCTTGCTTTTTACCTTACGTTGAAAAAAACTTCTTCTCAGAAAGTCAGGTTAAAATATGCAATCTTGCCTTTTTTACTTTTTCTCGGCAACGGGCTGAACGATAGTGTTTTTAATATTTCACAGGAATTGTATATTACAGATGATTTTACAGATTTTCTGACGGTCGCTTTTGGGGTTTCGTTGCTAATTTGTCTGACGATATTATTAATACAATTATTTGGAAAGAAAAACAAACTCAATATACGAAGTATGTCTGCGGGCATTGCTCTTGGTTTACTAAACTGGTTTTCTACATACTTTTTTCTTGTGGGCCTGAGTTTTTTTGATGTTTCTGTTTTTGTGCCTGTATTTAATGCAAGTATAGTTATTGTAGCAGCACTTATTGGATACTTTTTCTTTAAAGAAAAATTTTCAGCCGTTAATTTTATTGGTATATTATTATCTGTAGTTGCTATTTTGCTGATAGCAGGCATAAAATTTTAA
- the sufB gene encoding Fe-S cluster assembly protein SufB — protein MTNNDIIDELTQGEYKYGFYTDVEMDTAPKGLNEDIIRFISKKKNEPEFMLEFRLKAFRKWLTMKEPTWAHLTYPPIDYQDIIYYAAPKSTKKAGSLDEVDPELLKTFEKLGIPLNEQKILAGVAVDAVIDSVSVKTTYQKVLEEKGIIFCSITEAIQNHPELVKKYLGSVVPYGDNYFAALNSAVFTDGSFCYIPRGIRCPIELSTYFRINAANTGQFERTLLIADEGAYVSYMEGCTAPQRDENQLHAAVVEIIAMEDAEVKYSTVQNWYPGDKNGLGGIYNFVTKRGLCKGNNSKISWTQVETGSSITWKYPSCILRGDNSVGEFYSVAVTNNYQQADTGSKMIHIGKNTRSTIISKGISAGKSNNSYRGLVRVNKGAVHARNFSQCDSLLMGNKCGAHTYPYIKVDNKSAIVEHEATTSKISDDQLFYCKQRGIDQESAINLIVNGYAKEVLNKLPMEFAVEAQKLLSISMEGSIG, from the coding sequence ATGACAAATAATGATATAATTGACGAGCTGACTCAGGGGGAATACAAGTATGGCTTTTATACGGATGTTGAAATGGATACAGCTCCGAAAGGACTCAATGAAGACATCATACGTTTCATTTCAAAAAAGAAAAATGAGCCTGAATTTATGCTTGAATTCCGGTTGAAAGCATTCCGAAAATGGCTCACGATGAAAGAGCCCACCTGGGCACACCTGACTTATCCTCCGATAGATTATCAGGACATTATTTATTATGCTGCTCCAAAATCTACCAAAAAGGCAGGCAGCCTTGATGAAGTTGACCCCGAACTGCTGAAGACTTTTGAAAAACTCGGAATTCCGCTTAACGAACAAAAAATTCTGGCCGGAGTAGCTGTTGATGCAGTCATTGACAGTGTCTCCGTTAAAACTACTTATCAGAAAGTGCTGGAAGAAAAGGGAATTATTTTTTGTTCAATAACAGAAGCCATACAAAATCATCCCGAGCTGGTTAAAAAATATCTTGGCTCTGTTGTTCCTTATGGGGATAATTATTTTGCCGCACTCAACTCCGCCGTTTTCACTGACGGCTCATTTTGTTATATTCCCCGTGGAATCCGCTGCCCTATTGAACTTTCAACGTATTTCCGAATAAATGCTGCTAATACCGGCCAGTTTGAACGCACACTGCTTATTGCCGATGAAGGGGCTTATGTGAGTTATATGGAAGGCTGCACTGCTCCTCAGCGCGACGAAAACCAACTTCATGCTGCTGTAGTTGAAATTATTGCCATGGAAGATGCCGAAGTAAAATATTCAACAGTGCAAAACTGGTACCCCGGCGATAAAAACGGACTGGGAGGTATTTATAATTTTGTCACCAAGCGAGGCCTTTGCAAAGGCAACAACTCAAAAATATCGTGGACACAGGTTGAGACAGGCTCTTCCATCACATGGAAATACCCAAGCTGCATCCTGCGTGGCGATAACTCTGTCGGCGAGTTTTATTCCGTGGCAGTAACAAACAATTATCAGCAGGCCGACACCGGAAGCAAAATGATACATATTGGGAAAAACACCCGCAGCACCATCATCTCGAAAGGTATTTCAGCTGGAAAAAGTAACAACAGCTACCGCGGGCTGGTAAGAGTGAACAAGGGTGCAGTTCATGCACGTAATTTTTCGCAGTGCGACTCGCTTTTAATGGGCAATAAATGCGGAGCACATACCTACCCTTACATAAAAGTGGATAATAAATCCGCAATCGTTGAACACGAAGCAACAACATCAAAAATTTCGGATGACCAGCTTTTTTATTGTAAACAACGCGGTATAGACCAGGAAAGTGCTATCAACTTAATAGTAAATGGTTACGCCAAAGAAGTTCTTAACAAGCTTCCCATGGAGTTTGCCGTTGAAGCTCAGAAATTACTATCCATCAGCATGGAAGGCAGCATAGGCTAA